Proteins co-encoded in one Populus trichocarpa isolate Nisqually-1 chromosome 10, P.trichocarpa_v4.1, whole genome shotgun sequence genomic window:
- the LOC7464602 gene encoding AP2-like ethylene-responsive transcription factor BBM2 translates to MASMNNWLGFSLSHQELPSSQSDHHQDHSQNTDSRLGFHSDEISGTNVSGECFDLTSDSTAPSLNLPATFGILEAFRNNQPQDWNMKSLGMNPDTNYKTASGLPIFMGTSCNSQTIDQNQEPKLENFLGGHSFGNHEHKLNGCNTMYDTTGDYVFQNCSLQLPSEATSNERTSNNGGGDNKNSSIGLSMIKTWLRNQPAPTQQDTNNKNNGGAQSLSLSMSTGSQSAASALPLLAVNGGVNNTGGDQSSSDNNKQQKSTTPSLDSQTGAVESVPRKSIDTFGQRTSIYRGVTRHRWTGRYEAHLWDNSCRREGQTRKGRQGGYDKEEKAARAYDLAALKYWGTTTTTNFPITNYEKEIEEMKHMTRQEYVASLRRKSSGFSRGASIYRGVTRHHQHGRWQARIGRVAGNKDLYLGTFSTQEEAAEAYDIAAIKFRGLNAVTNFDMSRYDVNSILESSTLPIGGAAKRLKEAEHAEIAMDIAQRTDDHDNMGSQLTDGISSYGAVQHGWPTVAFQQAQPFSMHYPYGQRLWCKQEQDSDNRSFQELHQLQLGNTHNFFQPSVLHNLVSMDSSSMEHSSGSNSVVYSSGVNDGTSTGTNGGYQGIGYGSSAGYAVPMATVISNNDNNHNQGNGYGDGDQVKALGYENMFSPSDPYHARNLHYLSQQPSAGGIKASAYDQGSACYNWVPTAVPTIAAARSNNMAVCHGAQPFTVWNDGT, encoded by the exons ATGGCATCCATGAATAACTGGTTAGGTTTCTCTTTATCCCATCAAGAACTTCCATCATCACAATCTGATCATCATCAAGACCACTCTCAAAACACAGACTCTCGCCTTGGTTTCCACAGTGATGAAATCTCTGGTACCAATGTCTCTGGCGAGTGCTTTGATCTCACTTCCGATTCCACTGCTCCTTCTCTAAACCTCCCTGCCACTTTTGGTATACTTGAAGCCTTTAGAAACAATCAGCCTCAAG ATTGGAATATGAAGAGTTTAGGCATGAATCCAGACACTAACTACAAAACCGCCTCAGGCCTCCCTATATTCATGGGCACTTCATGCAATAGCCAAACCAttgatcaaaatcaagaacCTAAGCTTGAGAACTTCCTTGGTGGCCATTCTTTTGGTAATCATGAACACAAACTGAATGGCTGCAACACCATGTATGATACCACTGGAGACTATGTGTTCCAAAACTGTTCTTTGCAACTCCCATCTGAGGCGACATCAAATGAAAGAACCAGCAATAATGGAGGAGGTGACAATAAAAATAGTTCCATTGGGTTATCCATGATCAAGACTTGGTTAAGGAACCAGCCAGCACCGACGCAACAAGAcaccaataataaaaacaatggtGGTGCACAAAGTTTGTCCCTTTCAATGAGTACTGGGTCACAGTCAGCTGCTTCTGCTCTGCCACTTCTAGCAGTAAATGGAGGAGTTAATAATACTGGGGGAGATCAGAGTTCTTCTGATAATAACAAGCAACAAAAGAGTACCACACCAAGTCTTGATAGCCAAACCGGTGCCGTCGAATCGGTGCCAAGGAAATCTATTGATACTTTTGGCCAAAGAACATCTATATACCGTGGTGTAACGAG ACATAGATGGACCGGTAGATATGAAGCTCATCTATGGGACAATAGCTGTAGAAGAGAAGGACAAACTCGGAAGGGAAGGCAAG GTGGTTATGACAAAGAAGAGAAGGCAGCTAGAGCCTATGATTTAGCAGCATTGAAATATTGGGGCACGACTACTACGACAAATTTTCCA ATTACCAACTACGAAAAAGAGATAGAAGAAATGAAGCACATGACTAGGCAGGAGTATGTTGCGTCTCTTCGGAG AAAAAGCAGTGGGTTTTCTCGGGGTGCTTCCATATATCGAGGTGTAACTAG ACATCATCAGCACGGAAGATGGCAGGCAAGGATTGGAAGAGTTGCAGGGAACAAAGACCTTTACTTGGGAACTTTCA GCACCCAAGAGGAAGCAGCAGAGGCCTATGACATTGCAGCCATAAAATTCCGTGGGCTGAATGCAGTAACCAACTTTGACATGAGCAGATATGATGTTAACAGCATACTCGAGAGCAGCACATTGCCAATTGGAGGCGCGGCTAAGCGGTTGAAAGAGGCGGAGCATGCTGAAATAGCAATGGATATTGCGCAAAGAACAGATGATCATGACAACATGGGTTCACAACTCACCGATGGAATTAGCAGCTATGGTGCAGTACAGCATGGCTGGCCTACTGTTGCATTTCAACAAGCACAGCCTTTTAGCATGCACTATCCATATGGCCAGAGGCTTTGGTGCAAGCAAGAACAGGACTCTGACAATCGCAGCTTTCAAGAGCTTCATCAACTACAATTGGGAAATACCCACAATTTCTTTCAGCCTTCTGTCTTACATAACCTTGTGAGCATGGACTCTTCTTCAATGGAACATAGCTCTGGCTCTAATTCCGTTGTGTATAGCAGTGGAGTTAATGATGGTACTAGTACTGGAACCAATGGAGGCTATCAGGGAATTGGTTATGGAAGCAGTGCTGGGTATGCCGTCCCAATGGCTACGGTTATTTCTAATAATGACAACAACCACAATCAAGGAAATGGTTATGGAGATGGAGATCAGGTGAAGGCTCTGGGATACGAAAACATGTTTTCCCCGTCTGATCCATATCATGCCAGGAACTTGCATTATCTTTCACAGCAACCTTCAGCCGGTGGGATCAAGGCTAGTGCATATGATCAGGGTTCAGCATGCTACAATTGGGTGCCAACAGCAGTTCCTACCATTGCAGCAGCAAGGTCCAACAACATGGCTGTTTGTCATGGAGCACAACCTTTCACAGTATGGAATGATGGTACATAA